In the genome of Candidatus Chlamydia corallus, the window ATAGCTCTTAATAAATCCCCGGTGCTGATATGAGATAAACCCATTCTGTTTGCAAGATATTGAGATTGGGTTCCTTTGCCTGAGCCTGGAGGCCCCATAATAATAAAAACAGAGCCCTTAGTCACTTCAAATGCTCCTTAAACTGGCGTCTTCATTGCCCTAGATCTTAGGGAATCTAAATATTTTTTTAATAAGACATAGGATAAAACAGGAAAACTTTTCTTATTATTTTATTCAAAGCAACATAGTGCTCCAAAGACATTCCATTTAGATTCTCAAAGAATTGGATTATTATCTTACGTTCCGAAATTTGCCTTAGAGTTACTATATATCTTTTCAAGATACTGTAAAATACAGAAAATAGGAAAACTAAAAGAAAAGCAGTTCCTTTAGTTTAAACAAGGAGGTATGCGTGAGAAGTTCATAGGATTAGGCAAAGGGAAAAAGATCCCTTTCTTTAGGTTTGCTAATTTGTTGTAATAGTAGAGAAGCGATTAAAAATTTAGTTCAATAATAAATATTATTTTTAAGCATTTTTTTATTTTTTTTAATAATAAAAATATTATAATCAATTGATTTTTCTTAGGAGGAGATAATATGGCTTGTTCTTTATATTTTGTAACCCATTCCAATGGAGCACGTATACCGAAAGCTTATTTGATTGCGGATGCTCTTCTCTATCCTGTAATTTCGGTAATTTGTGCCGTTGCCTTTGCAATTTTGATGCTGGTAAAGCTTATAGTTTTATCTATAAAATTCCTTGTTTTGAAATGTGTTGCCGCTTGTAGATCCAAAGAAGGGCCCTCATTCAAAGATGGTTTTGGAGGCTTGCATAGAGAAGGCGTAGATAAAGACCCAATAAAGTCAGATTTCTTTGGATGCTTGTTAATTATTCCAATAATAGGAACCTTAATTCATAGCACTATTTGTTCCTGGAAACTCAAGAGATGGGAATGCTTTTGCTTAGCCCCTGTTTTGCAAATCCCAGTAACTGCTCTAAGTTGGTCATATGAAGAGTAGTCATAAAGAAAAACATTGCCTTTTTATCTTGGAAAGGGATGTTTTTATGTTGATAGAGAAAGTAGTTTTTAGCAAATAAAGAAGTTAGAATTTTTTATAGTAAAATTTTTAATCTTTAAAGATTTCGATTATCATCCGTTTCTAAGATTTCTCCTATAGGAATTAAGAGTCTCATATTTTTTCTAAAAGACTGATATAAAAAACTAAGAGAAAACGATGACTTTGGTTTGCGATAACGGTTTATCAAGATAACTTGATAAAATTAAACAAAGGAAGCGTAGCGTTTTTTTTAAGCTGATGGATTGGAATAGTAATCAAAAGTCAGTAACACAAAATGAATCTGTAGTATCAATAAAGAAGAAGATAAAAGGTCTTTATTTTTATTCCAATTAATAGAAAGAAACTTTAAAATTAGCCTTTTTTAAAAGGCTTAGAAATAAGCAGTTATCTTTTAAGGAGGACAATGGCCTGTACTATTTTTTTTGATCCGTCTTCAGGGGATCTTGATTGTGAGCCTATAATTAAGAAATCAGCTTGTATATTTGTAGATGCCTTGCTTTATCCTGTAATTTCGGTAATTTGTGCCGTTGCCTTTGCAATTTTGCTTCTTCTAAAGCTTCTATTCTTACTTATAGCATTTCCCTTTAAGGCATGTGTTACGATCTGTTCACGAACTAGAGATATAAGCGATTTGAAGAAGCATTTTAAATGCCTCTATTCTGGAGAAATGGCTGATTTAAGGGGTGCCTTGTTAATCATTCCAATAATAGGAACAGTTGTTCATGGAGCCTTATTTTTAAAGACTATTAGTGATTTTAATGATTGGGAAGATAAAACCTCGAAAGGTGTAGTCTTTATGCAAATTCCTATTATGCAATTAGCAGTTACAGCTGGAGTCTCCAAGTCCTGAGGCAAAGACTAATCTTCTGAAGAGGTGGAGGAGCTTTTTCAGTCAAGGGGCGGCTTTATTCCTTTTGTAGAGGTTTTGCTTTATCCTATAGTTTTTGTAATTTGTGCAATTGCTTTTGCAATCTTGATTCTGATAAAGCTTATGGTTTTATCTATAAAATTTATTGGTAAGAAATGTCTTGCCGCTTGTAGATCTAAAGAAGGTCCCTCATTCAAGGATAGTTTTGTGGATGCTTAAAGGGAGAAGATATGGGACTATCAGATTAGGTGGGGTGCTTGTTAATTGTTCCAATACTAGGAATCCTAATTCATAGTGTTATTTTTCCCTTGAAATATAAACAAGGAAGGGTGGGATTTATTTTCTGCATCCCCTGTTTTGCAAGTCTTAGTAACTGTTGCAAAATGGTCATCTGAAGAGTAGTCATAAAGAAAAACATTGCCTTTTTATCTTGGAAAGGGATGTTTTTATGTTGATAGAGAAAGTAGTTTTTAGCAAATAAAGAAGTTAGAATTTTTTATAATAAAATTTTTAGTCTTTATAGACTTCCATTATCATCCGTTTCTAAGGTTTCTCCTATAGGAATTAAGAGTCTGATATATTTTTGTAAAACACCGATATAAAAGGAGAAAAAGATAGCTTTCATTTCAATAAGGGGAGGCCGATAGGACCGATAGGAGTTGATAAAATTAGGCAAAGGAGGAGTCGCGTTTTTTTAAGTTGATGGATTGGAATAGTAATCAGAAGTCAGTAACATAAAATGAATCTGTAGTATCAATAAAGAAAAAGATTAAAGGTCTTTATTTTTATTCCAATTAATAGAAAGAAACTTTAAAATTAGCCTTTTTAAAAAAGACGTAGAAACAAGCAGTTGCCTTTTAAGGAAAACAATGGCCTCTATTATTTTTTTCCCCCCGCCTTTAACGGAGCTTGATAAGCAATCTGTGACTAAGAAATCAGTTTGTATATTTGTAGATGCCTTGCTTTATCCTGTAATTTCGGTAATTTGTGCCGTTGCCTTTGCAATTTTGCTTCTTCTAAAACTTCTATTCTTACTTATAGCATTTCCTTTTAAGGCATGTGTTACGATCTGTTCGCGAACTAGAGATATAAGCGATTTAAAGAAGCATTTTGAATGCCTCTATTCTGGAGCAATACCCGATTTAATGGGTGCCTTGTTAATCATTCCAATATTAGGAACAGTTGTTCATGGAGCCTTAATTTTAAAGGCCGTTGATGATTTTAATGATTTCGAAGATAGAACATCAAAAGGTATAATCTTTATGGAAGCTCCTATTATGCAATTAGCAATTACCGTTGGAGTCAGCCACCTTTAAACCAAAGACTACTCTCCTGAAGAAGGTGGGAGAGACTTTTTAGTTAACTGCTGGCTTTATTCTCAAGATTGTTTTCCTCAAAAATGATTACGCTTAAATAAAGTGGTCGGTTAAGCTTTTTTTGATGAAAGTTTATGTCTGCCGTGATTTCTCTTTTCTCTTCAAATGAAGCAATAATTATTTCTAATAGACAGGTCCGCGACAGCCTAGTTTTTTTAGTTAATGAAGAATTTGTTCGATATAACGATACAATTGTTCCGATTTCTGTATTCCTATCCGAAGGAGTACTTCCGTCTACTCCTATTATAGATGAGCTGGGAAAAGCATCTGAGACGGGAAGCGGACGCCAGTTTAAAGCGTATTTTAATAGAAGCTTTGGGATGATTTGCCAAAGCTTTTTCGAAAAAATATTTGGAGTAGGTTGCTGTCGTTGTTTTTTCCTTGAAAGTTCTCCTAAAACCGATGCTGTATAGCAGTCATATTTGGTGTTTTTCGAGCTATCCCCTTTACAGTTTTAGCTATTGTATTAGGACCTACATTAGGCGTTTTATGCTATTCTAGATATAAAATTTATCAACTTACAAAGAGAGTATCTTCTTTATCAAGAATTCATACTGAGGTGATAAATTTGGTAAGGAGACCGGATCCACTTATAAATCGTGCAGGGATTGTAACTGGGGCTGCAGCTTCACAATCTATAATCAAGGCTTGTAAACTATCTAGACAATCAACTTTAGTTTTTTTGGTCATTAGCTTAATCCTTATGATATCTTTAGCAGCTTTAATAGCTGGTATTGTTTTTGCTCTATTTTTTTAGGTCCTGGGGCTGCTTCTGTAATGACTGCAGCAATAATAGGGTGTTGTGCTGCAGGAGGAACTGACATACTCCTTTCTGTTCTAGGTTTTTTAATTGCTGCTGTACATTGTGAGAGGAAAAGGGGAGAGCGCGCGCTCGTCATATGCACACCGCACTACTCCGTTGTATGGTGAGCAGTGCGATTCATGAGGCGCCCTACTCTTCTTATTAATCCAGGAAGTAAAAAAGTGCTTGTTGAGTGTACTCGTGAGGAGTATAGAGATATAGAAGGCGATGTGTCCTTTGAATCTATCGGTTACCCTATTTCTGACGAGCTGCTGCCGCCCTATTTGCTAATAGATCCTTGGCAATGCTTTAGTCCTCCGCCAGCTTATTCCCCATCTTTATAAACCAAATAACCACCACCTTTTTAACGAGTGCTTTTCTGGTGCTTTTATAACTAAGGTTGGCATTGTCTTCAGAAATTGTCTTTTTATTCTAGGAATAGGTAGGTTACAGTTAGGCAATATAATTTTTCTCAATTGTAATTTTTAAAGATCGTTTTATCTAAACACTGATTTATTAAATATTAAAAATAATTTTTGAATATGCCTTTATGGTTTCTCCTAAAAGTTGAAATTTTTAAGGCGTTGAGCTACAATAGTCCTATTAATAAATACAAAATATACTTAAAATGGATACCCATTTTCAATAAGTAATTGATTTTTATGGCGTTCTTTCCTCCTCCAGGATTTGTTATTCAAGCCAATGCGGTTACGCGCAATCGCATTTTTTATTTGATAGAACAGAAGTACGTAGCTCCTCCAGGGGGTTCTCGAATAGTTTATGAGTGTCTCTCTAACGAACGGGTTCCTGGCCTTGAGTTTCTATTTAGTAGACCAGGAGATTTTACGCTGACAGGTTTTAAAGCTGTAGAGAATCTAAGTAATTTGTTCGATAGCTTTGCATTGTTGATTCTCTGTTTCTCTCGTTATAATCGCGGTCAGACTCAAGGGAGTGAGGGCACGGCGCTGGTTATTTTAGGGGCTACACTACTTTTCTTTGTTATAGCTCTTATCCTAGGACCGACATTAGGCGCTGTAGTTTATTGTGCCTATAAAATTCATGAAGTCGTAAGTATGATGCGCTCTTTAGATAGGACTAAGGAAGAAGTATTGCGTAACCCTCCTCAAAATGTCTTCCATCGGGCTGCAGGTATCGCAGCCGTACGGTCATCAGAAGAGACTAAGAAAGCACTTGGATTATATAAAACTTCAATGATAGTGTTCTTAGTCGTTAGCTTAATAGCTTCTTTAGGGTTGATAGCTTTAACAGCTGGTATTGTATTGGCGTTGTTTTTTGTAGTCCCTGGAGCTGCTCCAGTAATTACTGCTGCAATGATAGGGTGCTGTGC includes:
- the garD gene encoding inclusion membrane protein GarD, which translates into the protein MAFFPPPGFVIQANAVTRNRIFYLIEQKYVAPPGGSRIVYECLSNERVPGLEFLFSRPGDFTLTGFKAVENLSNLFDSFALLILCFSRYNRGQTQGSEGTALVILGATLLFFVIALILGPTLGAVVYCAYKIHEVVSMMRSLDRTKEEVLRNPPQNVFHRAAGIAAVRSSEETKKALGLYKTSMIVFLVVSLIASLGLIALTAGIVLALFFVVPGAAPVITAAMIGCCAAGGSALLVSLLGLWIAMVCKARKQEECVGHLTNAILHSSLSEVVISEPRSCWHANERAKNLLVTDCLSHYEHLFSQSEVAELIGEGDTSHRPDSQQPPPYSEVAQDCGPPPPYNPWHSSPSAPQNYP